GCCGTCGCCGCCACCGAAGGGCTGGACACCTCTGCGATCGAGGACATCGCCGCATCCCTCCCGAAGGACGAACTCCTGACAGGCGAAACCTTCAGGAAGGCAGCGGAAAAAGTCTCGAAAGGGCAGGGCGAGGTGCTGACCGCAGGGGGGCGGCGGCGGCTGATCGTCGACCTCCTCCACGCCCGCGGCATCCAGCTCGGCGACCCCGCGAGGACGGCAGTCATCGAGGCGATCGCCGGGATCACCGAGGGCTATGTGGGATCAGACCTCGAGGCGCTCTGCAGGGAGGCCGGGATGTTTGCAATGCGGGAGGGCGCTCAGGTCGTCACCAGAAAACACCTCGAAGCGGCGGCGCAGAAGGTCCACCCCACGATGAACGAGCGGCTCGTCGATTACTACCGGCGCGTGAAGGGCTTCTTCAAGGGCGGGCTCCCCGAGGCAGTGCAGCCCCCCGAATACCAGTAACCTTTTTTTCCAGACCGCCGCCATTCCGCGCCGCATATATAGAGCGATGTACATAGTTATCCACCATCGCCTATATCCGTAGATCAGGAGACCAGCAATGCCAAATATCACCACATTTCTCGACGTCAATGCCCGGTACCTCAAAGGCCCGGCCTTCGTCTTCGGACGGGACGGCCGGACCCTCACCTTTCCCGCCCTCCAGGACGCCGCCTGCCGCATCGCCGGCGGCCTCGCCTCCCTCGGCGTGCAGAAGGGCGACCGGGTCTGCATCTACCTCGACACCTCGCCCGAATATCTCCTCTCCTACTTCGCCATCTGGCGCCTCGGCGCCGTGGCCGTCCCGACCAACATCGTCTACCAGCAGGACGAACTGCGGTATGCGATCGAGGACTCCGGGGCCGTCGCCGTCATCACCGACGAGAACGGCGCCGAACGGGTCAGGGCGATCAGATCGAGGTGCCGGACGCTCGGGAATGTCTGCGTCGTCGGTGCCGCGGCCGACGGCGAGACCGCATGGGACGATCTCCTGAAGGCCGAACCGATGGAGCGGGCGGCCAACTGCTCCTTCGACGACCTCTGCCAGATCCAGTACACCTCGGGCACCACCGGCAGGCCCAAAGGGGCGATGCTCACCCACGGCAACTGGATATGCGCCCTTGCGACCGAGGCCGAGGTGCTCTCCCTGGTCGAAGGCGACGTCTACCTCGGGATCTACCCGATGGGGCATGTCGGCCTCTCCTGGGGGCTTGCCGCCCTGAAGGCCGGCGGCACCTTCGTCTGCATGGACCGCTTCGAGCCGAAGGAGTATCTCAGGCTCGCCGAGGAGCACGGTGCCACCGTGCTTGCCGCCATGCCGCCGGTGATCCACACCCTCATCCGCGCAAAGCCCGGCACCGAGGAGATGCTCAGGACGGTCAGGTGCGTCATCAGCGGGGGAGGCCCGCTCCTGCCGGTCATCTGGGGCGAGTTCGACCGCCGCTTTAAAATCCCGGTCGTCAATGCCTACGGCCTCTCCGAGACGATCGTCGTCGGCTCGGCAAACGTCGTCCTCCCGCGCCACTACGCCCTCCACCAGGGCTACCGCTCGGTCGGGGCGCCGGTGGGCTACGGCGAGGTGAAGATTGTCGCCGAAGATGATCCAGACCGGGAACTCCAGCCCGGCGAGATCGGCGAGGTCGCCCTGCGCGGCCCCTCGGTGGCGAAGGGTTACTGGGGCATGCCCGAGGCGACCGCCGCCGTCTTCCGCCCTGACGGCTGGTTCCTGACCGGCGACCTCGGCTACCTGGACGGGGAGAGCGTGCTCTTCATCACCGACCGGAAAAAGGACATGATCATCATGTCGGGCTGGAAGATCTACCCGACCGAGGTGGAGAACGTGATCATCGAGCACCCGAAGATTGCCGACGTCGCCATCTTCGCCCGCCCTGACGAGCACCGTGGCGAGATCCCGGTTGCGGCCGTGGTGATGAACGAGGGGGAGACGATCACCGAGGAGGAACTGATCGCCTACTGCAGGGAGCGCCTGGCCGGCTACAAGGTGCCGCGGGAGGTGGTGGTCGTCGAACACCTCCCGCGCGTCGGCGGCTGGAAACTCCTCAGGCGCACCCTCCGCGAGGCGCATGCCCCGGGCACCCGGGACTGAGCGGCCCATTCTCCAGAAAAAACCTCTATTTTATCAGTACAATGAAATGCCGACGCCATCATAAAAGAATAATTGAAATAGTGATACGGTAAAAATCACATAAAGATTTATTACTGCGGACAGGTATGGATACTGCGGTGGGACGCGTGGACAGAGCAAACCGGCGGACGACTGGACTTG
Above is a window of Methanofollis tationis DNA encoding:
- a CDS encoding class I adenylate-forming enzyme family protein; this encodes MPNITTFLDVNARYLKGPAFVFGRDGRTLTFPALQDAACRIAGGLASLGVQKGDRVCIYLDTSPEYLLSYFAIWRLGAVAVPTNIVYQQDELRYAIEDSGAVAVITDENGAERVRAIRSRCRTLGNVCVVGAAADGETAWDDLLKAEPMERAANCSFDDLCQIQYTSGTTGRPKGAMLTHGNWICALATEAEVLSLVEGDVYLGIYPMGHVGLSWGLAALKAGGTFVCMDRFEPKEYLRLAEEHGATVLAAMPPVIHTLIRAKPGTEEMLRTVRCVISGGGPLLPVIWGEFDRRFKIPVVNAYGLSETIVVGSANVVLPRHYALHQGYRSVGAPVGYGEVKIVAEDDPDRELQPGEIGEVALRGPSVAKGYWGMPEATAAVFRPDGWFLTGDLGYLDGESVLFITDRKKDMIIMSGWKIYPTEVENVIIEHPKIADVAIFARPDEHRGEIPVAAVVMNEGETITEEELIAYCRERLAGYKVPREVVVVEHLPRVGGWKLLRRTLREAHAPGTRD